A single genomic interval of uncultured Sphaerochaeta sp. harbors:
- a CDS encoding TIGR00282 family metallophosphoesterase: MVVLLLGDVCGQPGSRALFLGLHTLVKDYRADMVIVNGENAAGGFGLNADLMNQFFSLGVNVITSGNHIWQQDDLRPLLDSEKRLLRPANYPPAAPGHGSVVVEVKGHKVGVLNLQGRQSLPSIDCPFRVGSDQVAKLRKQTPLIFVDFHAENPEEKEALALYLDGKVSAVVGTHTHVQTADEKILPHKTAYITDLGLCGPSESVIGSKPDISIARQLTQMPLRSEIADTAPVIQGVCITLDASSGQALSIERFTRLYDI; encoded by the coding sequence ATGGTAGTCCTGCTTTTGGGCGATGTCTGTGGACAGCCCGGGAGCAGGGCTCTCTTTCTTGGATTACATACATTGGTCAAGGATTATCGAGCTGACATGGTTATCGTGAATGGTGAGAATGCAGCCGGTGGTTTTGGCCTGAATGCCGATTTAATGAACCAATTCTTCTCACTTGGGGTGAACGTGATCACCAGCGGGAACCATATCTGGCAACAGGATGACTTAAGGCCACTGCTGGATAGCGAGAAACGTTTGCTTCGTCCTGCCAACTATCCCCCTGCAGCGCCTGGGCATGGTTCTGTAGTCGTTGAGGTCAAGGGGCATAAGGTTGGCGTTCTCAACCTGCAAGGAAGGCAGTCCCTGCCATCCATTGATTGTCCTTTCCGAGTTGGTTCTGACCAAGTGGCAAAGTTGCGAAAGCAGACTCCCCTTATCTTTGTGGATTTCCATGCAGAGAATCCGGAGGAGAAAGAAGCCTTGGCGCTCTATCTTGATGGCAAAGTGAGTGCGGTAGTTGGGACACATACCCACGTACAGACAGCTGATGAGAAAATTCTTCCCCATAAGACTGCCTATATTACGGATCTAGGTCTTTGCGGCCCGTCGGAGAGTGTCATCGGCTCTAAGCCTGATATTTCGATTGCAAGGCAACTTACCCAAATGCCGCTTCGCAGCGAGATTGCTGATACTGCACCGGTCATACAGGGGGTATGCATTACCCTGGATGCTTCCAGTGGACAGGCGCTCAGTATCGAACGATTTACGAGGTTGTACGATATTTGA
- the rny gene encoding ribonuclease Y has protein sequence MNNILLILLSCFIGIIFGWLGRWLYAKFKLTSVEQKAIRLNEEAIKEAEAKSKELLLETRDQLLKEQQQQEREARERRIELQRSERRLTQKEENLEHKQADLDAIKKQLGDWEGNLSKKEQEIAEKEGSLITELERIAGLSADEAKNIIMETMYNDARRDAQLMINKIEQEAQLSADKKARDIVVTSIQRLATEVVSDVTVSSVNLPSDEMKGRIIGREGRNIRTLETLTGVDVIIDDTPEAVVISCFDPVRKEIARVALERLVQDGRIHPARIEEVVNKVSKEVGRIIADEGEKVIFDLGVHNVSPEMIRALGRLYFRTSYGQNVLNHSKEVAILSGMIASEVGANSELALRAGLLHDIGKGTETESDANHAEMGAEMAKRLGEDPKIVNAILAHHNDTEPQTLEAVIVQIADAISAARPGARRETLDNYIKRLESLEHIAESFEGVDKAYAIQAGRELRILVNNDQVNDDGAKEIAKGIASRIEAELRYPGRIKVTIIREMRVVEYAR, from the coding sequence ATGAACAATATACTTTTGATCCTCCTAAGTTGTTTTATTGGTATCATCTTTGGTTGGTTAGGCCGTTGGCTGTATGCGAAATTTAAGCTTACCTCCGTTGAACAGAAAGCTATTAGGTTGAATGAGGAAGCTATAAAGGAAGCGGAAGCAAAAAGCAAAGAGCTTTTGCTTGAGACTCGGGATCAGTTGTTGAAAGAACAACAACAGCAGGAACGAGAGGCTAGAGAGAGACGGATTGAACTGCAACGTTCTGAGAGAAGACTCACGCAAAAAGAGGAAAATCTCGAGCATAAGCAGGCTGATTTGGATGCTATCAAAAAGCAATTGGGAGATTGGGAAGGAAACCTTTCCAAGAAAGAACAAGAGATTGCCGAGAAAGAAGGCAGCTTGATTACAGAACTTGAACGTATCGCTGGACTTTCTGCTGATGAAGCTAAGAATATCATCATGGAAACCATGTACAACGATGCGAGGAGAGATGCCCAGCTCATGATCAACAAGATTGAGCAAGAGGCCCAGCTTTCCGCTGACAAAAAAGCAAGGGATATCGTCGTTACCTCGATTCAAAGGTTGGCAACAGAGGTCGTCAGTGATGTGACGGTCAGTTCAGTGAATCTTCCCAGTGATGAGATGAAAGGCAGGATAATTGGTCGTGAAGGCCGCAATATCCGTACCCTGGAAACACTTACTGGTGTGGATGTGATCATTGATGACACGCCAGAGGCTGTAGTTATCTCCTGTTTTGACCCTGTTCGGAAGGAAATTGCCCGTGTCGCTTTGGAGAGACTTGTCCAGGATGGAAGAATCCACCCTGCTCGTATCGAAGAGGTGGTGAACAAGGTATCGAAGGAAGTGGGAAGAATCATTGCAGACGAAGGTGAGAAAGTCATCTTCGACCTAGGGGTACATAATGTGAGCCCTGAGATGATCCGAGCGCTTGGTCGACTATACTTTAGAACAAGCTATGGGCAGAATGTGTTGAATCACTCAAAGGAAGTAGCCATTCTCTCCGGCATGATCGCCAGTGAGGTCGGTGCAAATAGTGAGTTGGCACTCCGTGCTGGACTCCTGCATGACATCGGAAAAGGAACTGAAACTGAGAGTGACGCAAACCACGCGGAAATGGGTGCAGAAATGGCTAAACGACTTGGGGAAGATCCCAAGATTGTGAATGCCATCCTTGCTCACCACAACGATACAGAACCGCAGACCCTGGAAGCAGTAATTGTGCAGATAGCCGATGCTATCAGTGCAGCACGGCCAGGAGCAAGGCGGGAGACGCTCGATAATTACATCAAGCGCCTTGAGTCACTGGAACACATCGCTGAGAGTTTTGAAGGCGTGGATAAGGCATATGCCATTCAAGCCGGTAGAGAACTCAGGATTCTGGTTAATAATGACCAGGTGAACGACGATGGGGCTAAGGAGATTGCCAAGGGCATCGCCAGCCGTATCGAAGCTGAACTGAGGTATCCGGGCAGAATCAAGGTGACCATCATCCGTGAGATGAGGGTTGTCGAGTACGCTAGGTAG
- the rplQ gene encoding 50S ribosomal protein L17 has translation MKHKIGFNALNRSSAHRKALKRNMVTSLFRYERIETTKAKALEVRKMAEKMITRAKVDNVANRRQIARDIYDEAIVAKLFTEIAPLFVERKGGYTRVLKTGNRLGDAAEMVILELVEKTSKPEKKAEKKTEKKASKPAKKAEKKDKEEK, from the coding sequence ATGAAGCATAAGATTGGATTCAATGCGCTTAATAGAAGCTCTGCACACCGCAAAGCTTTGAAGCGCAACATGGTGACCAGTCTGTTCAGATATGAGCGGATTGAGACCACCAAGGCAAAGGCTCTGGAAGTACGCAAAATGGCTGAGAAAATGATCACCCGCGCTAAAGTTGACAATGTGGCCAACCGCCGCCAGATTGCACGGGACATTTATGATGAAGCAATTGTTGCAAAGCTCTTCACAGAGATCGCTCCCTTGTTTGTCGAGCGGAAGGGCGGTTACACCCGTGTCCTGAAGACCGGCAATCGTCTCGGAGACGCTGCCGAGATGGTAATCCTCGAGCTGGTGGAGAAAACTTCAAAGCCCGAGAAGAAGGCCGAAAAGAAGACTGAAAAGAAGGCCTCAAAACCAGCCAAGAAGGCTGAGAAGAAGGACAAAGAGGAGAAATAA
- a CDS encoding DNA-directed RNA polymerase subunit alpha gives MARKNLLKGFKKPKGITFEHSAVEPNYGKFIAYPFERGFGTTIGNTLRRVLLSSIQGYAVTAVKFTSFNEDGVPHLISSEYEQLPGVREDIADIIASLKKLQIKMPDDSEGTNLLIECKGPGVVTGANFERDQVEITNKDLVLFTMMDDANIEMEVQIDLGRGYVPSEINEKYVEEIGTIPIDASFSPVTRVKYSIEPTRVGYRSDYDKLTLEIYTDGTIIPQNALAEAAKIAKDYFQIFINFDETLINNNDEVDEEEERVRKILNTSVEELELTVRSSNCLKNANIRTIGDLTKKTEEEIAKTRNFGKKSLQEIKEKLKEWNLSLGMTDYSVLKTAIKVPGNKEEENEA, from the coding sequence ATGGCACGCAAAAACCTTCTGAAGGGCTTTAAGAAGCCCAAGGGGATCACCTTCGAACATAGCGCAGTTGAGCCGAACTATGGGAAATTCATCGCTTATCCTTTTGAGAGAGGCTTTGGTACCACAATCGGTAACACGCTTAGGAGGGTACTCCTCTCATCGATCCAGGGGTATGCCGTCACTGCCGTAAAGTTCACCAGCTTCAATGAAGATGGTGTTCCCCACTTGATCTCAAGTGAGTATGAGCAGCTTCCCGGTGTTCGCGAAGATATCGCGGATATCATTGCTTCGCTCAAAAAACTGCAGATCAAGATGCCCGATGACTCGGAGGGTACAAACCTCCTCATCGAGTGTAAGGGACCCGGCGTTGTGACCGGTGCAAACTTCGAGCGTGACCAGGTTGAGATCACCAACAAGGATCTGGTTCTTTTCACGATGATGGATGATGCCAACATCGAGATGGAAGTTCAGATAGACCTTGGTAGGGGCTATGTCCCGTCTGAAATCAACGAGAAGTATGTGGAAGAGATTGGGACCATCCCCATTGATGCCAGCTTCTCACCGGTTACCCGCGTAAAGTATTCGATTGAACCCACCCGTGTCGGCTATCGTAGTGATTATGACAAGCTTACACTGGAAATCTACACTGATGGTACGATTATTCCTCAGAATGCGCTTGCAGAGGCTGCTAAGATTGCAAAGGATTATTTCCAGATCTTTATTAACTTTGATGAAACATTGATCAACAACAATGACGAAGTTGATGAAGAGGAGGAACGCGTCCGCAAGATTCTCAACACTTCCGTTGAGGAACTTGAATTGACAGTACGCTCCAGCAACTGTCTGAAGAACGCAAACATCCGAACCATCGGCGATCTCACCAAGAAGACTGAGGAAGAGATTGCAAAAACGAGGAACTTCGGTAAGAAGAGCCTCCAGGAAATTAAGGAAAAACTGAAGGAGTGGAATCTCAGCCTTGGGATGACCGACTACAGTGTCCTGAAAACTGCAATCAAAGTACCAGGGAACAAGGAAGAAGAGAATGAAGCATAA